Proteins from a genomic interval of Nitrososphaerota archaeon:
- a CDS encoding translation initiation factor IF-5A, with product MSKPTPVSSLKVGHNIIIDGEPCKIVELEKSKPGKHGSAKARIVAIGIFDNQKRTIITPVDAKVDVPIINKRSGQVISVTETVSIMDNETLEVIEVPIPSDETLKSKIEPGVSVEYWKILDRYMITQVKS from the coding sequence ATGAGCAAACCAACTCCTGTAAGCTCATTAAAAGTTGGACATAATATTATAATTGATGGAGAACCATGTAAAATTGTTGAATTAGAAAAATCTAAGCCTGGAAAACATGGATCTGCAAAAGCAAGAATTGTAGCAATAGGAATATTTGATAATCAAAAAAGAACAATTATAACACCAGTAGATGCTAAAGTAGATGTGCCAATAATAAATAAAAGAAGTGGCCAAGTAATTTCTGTTACAGAAACTGTAAGTATAATGGATAATGAAACTTTAGAAGTAATAGAAGTACCAATTCCTTCAGATGAAACATTAAAATCAAAAATTGAACCTGGAGTAAGCGTAGAATATTGGAAAATTTTAGATAGATACATGATTACTCAAGTAAAAAGTTAA
- a CDS encoding DUF998 domain-containing protein produces MFSFNKNKLLLICGIISIIIAYSSIIFSIIISDWFSWKNNALSDLGAREPSAIIFNTGLILSGFFLILFSLSLYNFFKGLLSKIGIFLFLLTAISLSLIGIFPETAGKIHLYVSIMFFAFSPLSFIFLGISSILLKMKKYGFFTIIIAILMIITWLIPWKSIGVYGVAIPEFISSIFASIWAINTILKFYKK; encoded by the coding sequence ATGTTTTCTTTTAATAAAAATAAACTTTTATTAATATGCGGCATAATTTCTATTATAATAGCATATTCTTCCATTATATTTTCTATAATAATTTCTGATTGGTTTTCTTGGAAAAATAATGCTTTAAGCGATTTAGGTGCAAGAGAACCTTCAGCAATAATATTTAATACAGGATTAATTTTATCTGGATTTTTCTTAATTTTATTTAGTTTAAGTTTATACAATTTCTTTAAAGGTTTATTAAGTAAAATTGGAATATTTTTATTTTTATTAACTGCAATTTCATTATCTTTAATAGGAATATTTCCTGAAACTGCTGGAAAAATACATTTATATGTTTCAATAATGTTTTTTGCATTTTCTCCTCTTTCATTTATATTTTTAGGAATTTCATCAATTTTATTAAAAATGAAAAAATATGGTTTCTTTACAATTATTATTGCAATACTTATGATTATTACATGGCTTATTCCATGGAAAAGTATAGGAGTATATGGTGTAGCAATACCTGAATTTATTTCTTCAATTTTTGCTTCTATATGGGCAATAAATACAATTTTAAAATTTTATAAAAAATAA
- a CDS encoding DUF402 domain-containing protein, protein MYNISIRGIYATALVKFSIDNGLKIVNPTIKQKERFSIKENNQIEADIYIIPNHNDLNRVFLIGKNEPLKFFIEILRKNFLDIIIWKREKIINQYIKTILLKIKENIEFYEIEFPAISKKKLDEIRESVVFTLPYHHSLRAGGQNISEMVSFIEKLVHKKLINGDIISKLFSENFNNMLPKINQLVRIQHVKLNGKIINLTPGKVIYRNGNKIILKRKFKSEGIYNGLGIKKNIGDYALTEISRENWFIHSKYYNFMNNLKGEYYSICTPIEIYENYIRYVDLGIDIVKLPNNPPKVIDIEELEEAYKKGIISEWLKEKAHKEVEEILNMILKKYNMKKQGYPSLVRG, encoded by the coding sequence TTGTATAATATAAGCATAAGAGGGATTTACGCAACTGCATTAGTTAAATTTTCAATAGATAATGGATTAAAAATAGTTAATCCAACAATTAAACAAAAAGAAAGGTTTTCAATAAAAGAAAATAATCAAATAGAAGCAGATATATACATAATACCTAATCATAATGATTTAAATAGAGTATTTTTAATAGGGAAAAATGAACCATTAAAATTTTTCATAGAAATTTTAAGAAAAAATTTTCTTGATATAATTATTTGGAAAAGAGAAAAAATTATAAATCAATATATAAAAACAATTTTATTAAAAATAAAAGAAAATATAGAATTTTATGAAATAGAATTTCCAGCAATTTCAAAAAAGAAATTAGATGAAATAAGAGAAAGTGTAGTTTTTACTTTGCCTTACCATCATTCTTTAAGAGCAGGAGGACAAAATATTTCAGAAATGGTTTCTTTTATTGAAAAACTTGTTCATAAAAAATTAATAAATGGAGATATAATTTCAAAACTTTTTTCAGAAAATTTTAATAATATGCTACCTAAAATAAATCAATTAGTTAGAATTCAACATGTAAAATTAAATGGAAAAATAATAAATCTTACTCCAGGAAAAGTAATTTATAGAAATGGAAATAAAATAATATTAAAAAGAAAATTTAAAAGTGAAGGAATTTATAATGGTTTAGGAATAAAAAAGAATATAGGAGATTATGCTTTAACAGAAATTTCAAGAGAAAATTGGTTTATTCATTCTAAATATTATAATTTTATGAATAATTTAAAAGGAGAATATTATAGTATATGTACTCCAATAGAGATTTATGAAAATTATATTAGATATGTAGATTTAGGAATAGATATTGTTAAACTTCCAAATAATCCTCCAAAAGTAATAGATATAGAAGAATTAGAAGAAGCATATAAAAAAGGAATAATATCTGAATGGTTAAAAGAAAAAGCTCATAAAGAAGTAGAAGAAATATTAAATATGATTTTAAAAAAATATAATATGAAGAAGCAGGGGTACCCTAGCTTGGTAAGGGGGTAG
- a CDS encoding PIN domain-containing protein encodes MENNEVYILDSPVFISGFTEFTNKKFITSKLVLKEIKSKNLIKKINIIIKKGLIKIIKPKEEYIKKIIEISKEIGDFKKLSQTDIEILAIALEGKNKGKNVIIVSDDYSLQNIAKYLGIEIRGVHFPKIKKSIEWQWYCPSCFKKYNNGASKVCQICGSELKRKPKKLRNI; translated from the coding sequence ATGGAAAATAATGAAGTTTATATTTTAGATTCTCCTGTTTTTATATCAGGTTTTACAGAATTTACTAATAAAAAATTTATTACAAGTAAGCTTGTATTAAAAGAAATAAAATCAAAGAATTTAATTAAGAAAATAAATATTATAATAAAGAAAGGATTAATAAAAATTATAAAACCAAAGGAAGAGTATATTAAAAAAATAATTGAAATTTCTAAAGAAATAGGAGATTTTAAAAAATTATCTCAAACAGATATAGAAATTCTTGCAATAGCTTTAGAAGGAAAAAATAAAGGAAAAAATGTAATAATAGTTTCAGATGATTATTCTTTACAAAATATAGCAAAATATTTAGGTATAGAAATAAGAGGTGTGCATTTTCCAAAGATAAAGAAAAGTATAGAATGGCAATGGTATTGTCCATCATGCTTTAAAAAATATAATAATGGAGCAAGTAAGGTGTGTCAAATATGCGGTTCTGAACTTAAAAGAAAACCTAAAAAATTAAGAAATATTTAA
- a CDS encoding UPF0147 family protein, producing the protein MSSSSEWEAKKAQVLQILETVANDTGTPRNIRRVAKQAADMLSNEKFSPPVRAANAVEMIEEIMQDPNMPPLTRVQLWSAISLLEKLRA; encoded by the coding sequence ATGTCAAGCTCTTCAGAATGGGAAGCAAAAAAAGCTCAAGTATTACAAATATTAGAAACTGTAGCAAATGATACTGGAACTCCTAGAAATATTAGAAGAGTAGCAAAACAAGCAGCTGATATGCTATCTAATGAAAAATTTTCACCTCCTGTTAGAGCTGCAAATGCAGTTGAAATGATTGAAGAAATAATGCAAGATCCAAATATGCCACCATTAACAAGAGTTCAACTTTGGAGTGCAATTTCTCTTTTAGAAAAATTAAGAGCATAA
- a CDS encoding NAD(+)/NADH kinase: MNIKKCALIYSSLKKDESKPLINEIEKVLLEKNIELKLIKDFDLDNIEIQKFFSEIDFLMVLGGNGLFLRSISKINNKNTLVLGIDFGRKGFLAEVSPKESIDFIKDILEGNYIIEKAMRLSIYLNNKKIGEALNEALLISHITGKLIEFKVSFNGNILIQGFADGCIFSTPIGSTGYSCSAGGPIVDSYIKAIIITPICPLSNLKPIVVSSSKILEIEILNGEADIVIDGHLRYNIKKEEKILIKESDFPINFVRRGIEKSFIKRIEKRLRY; encoded by the coding sequence ATGAATATAAAAAAATGCGCTTTAATATATTCTTCATTAAAAAAGGATGAATCTAAACCTTTAATAAATGAAATAGAAAAGGTTTTATTAGAGAAAAATATAGAATTAAAATTAATAAAAGATTTTGATTTAGATAATATTGAAATTCAAAAATTTTTTTCAGAAATAGATTTTTTAATGGTTTTAGGTGGTAATGGATTATTTTTAAGATCTATTTCTAAAATAAATAATAAAAATACATTAGTTTTAGGAATAGATTTTGGTAGAAAAGGTTTTTTAGCAGAAGTTTCTCCAAAAGAATCAATAGATTTTATTAAAGATATTTTAGAAGGAAATTATATTATAGAAAAAGCTATGCGTTTATCAATTTATTTAAATAATAAAAAAATTGGAGAAGCTTTAAATGAAGCTTTATTAATTTCTCATATTACTGGAAAATTAATAGAATTTAAAGTAAGTTTTAATGGAAATATTTTAATACAAGGTTTTGCTGATGGATGTATTTTCTCTACTCCTATTGGTTCTACTGGTTATTCTTGTTCAGCAGGAGGACCAATAGTAGATTCTTATATAAAAGCTATTATAATAACTCCAATATGTCCTCTTTCAAATTTAAAACCCATAGTAGTATCTTCATCGAAAATTTTAGAAATAGAAATTTTAAATGGAGAAGCAGATATTGTTATTGATGGTCATCTTAGATATAATATTAAAAAAGAAGAAAAAATATTAATAAAAGAATCAGATTTTCCTATAAATTTTGTAAGAAGAGGAATTGAAAAAAGTTTTATAAAAAGAATAGAAAAAAGGCTTAGGTATTAA
- a CDS encoding Sjogren's syndrome/scleroderma autoantigen 1 family protein, whose protein sequence is MENINSENIKKMADALRAGAKMLSEICPICKSPLFEIKGEIRCIKCDKKVIKVKDESEATTYTIPYILRNLDLTLIQKIEELTIKLSKTFDLNEIKNTGEVLNILLNVLRESKKLQEKIIKE, encoded by the coding sequence ATGGAAAATATTAATTCTGAAAATATTAAAAAAATGGCTGATGCTTTAAGAGCAGGAGCTAAAATGCTTTCTGAAATATGTCCAATATGTAAAAGCCCTTTATTTGAAATAAAAGGTGAAATACGCTGCATAAAATGTGATAAAAAAGTAATTAAAGTAAAAGATGAAAGTGAAGCAACAACTTATACAATTCCATATATTTTAAGAAATTTAGATTTAACATTAATACAAAAAATAGAAGAACTTACAATAAAATTATCAAAAACATTTGATTTAAATGAAATAAAGAATACAGGAGAAGTATTAAATATTTTATTAAATGTATTAAGAGAAAGTAAAAAGCTTCAAGAAAAAATAATTAAAGAATGA